Proteins encoded together in one Rhizobacter sp. J219 window:
- a CDS encoding intermembrane transport protein PqiB has protein sequence MSDDTPGSAPPPTTPPTPVTRKWHGPSLVWLVPIVALAVGVALLIRAVLSTGPQVTIDFHSANGLRPGKTEVRYKEVVVGRVEAVTLSEKRDHVQATVRLDRSVSNIAVEDTRFWVVRPRIDTAGVSGIETLFSGAYIGVDAGESTKQKRHFTGLENPPFVLRGEPGRGFVLRTEDLGSLDVGSPILYKRNRVGRVVGYNLDPLVDELWVQIFIEAPYDKLVNPQTRFWNASGVEVSLNSSGLKVDTQTLASVISGGISFERPQGTQGLPQASDGSRFKLFPDRKAALAPPDGPPLRVRMVFDQSVRGLDIDAPVDFLGIEIGAIKAIRLDYDGKRKRFPVEVEAEIYPTRLGAVRDSMRQEGDDDKRRDTTLLQRLVQNGLRAQARTGNLLTGQMYVALDFPGKVSKAESRHLHRHPGHSHGAGHAVGRAAADRRDRGQGQQGAVRRDRPQPQRHAVAGAPGDRAAAPRRAGLARRGAAHAAVSAGDIATR, from the coding sequence ATGAGCGACGACACCCCCGGCTCCGCCCCGCCGCCCACCACCCCGCCCACGCCGGTCACCCGCAAGTGGCACGGGCCCTCGCTCGTGTGGCTGGTGCCCATCGTCGCGCTCGCGGTGGGAGTGGCGCTCCTGATCCGCGCCGTGCTGTCGACCGGCCCGCAAGTCACGATCGACTTCCATTCCGCCAACGGCCTGCGCCCTGGCAAGACCGAGGTGCGCTACAAGGAAGTGGTGGTCGGCCGCGTGGAAGCCGTCACGCTGAGCGAAAAGCGCGACCACGTGCAGGCCACCGTGCGGCTCGACCGCTCGGTCTCCAACATCGCCGTCGAAGACACCCGCTTCTGGGTCGTGCGCCCGCGCATCGACACCGCCGGCGTGAGTGGCATCGAGACACTCTTCTCCGGCGCCTACATCGGCGTCGACGCCGGCGAATCGACCAAGCAGAAGCGCCACTTCACCGGCCTCGAGAACCCGCCCTTCGTGCTGCGCGGCGAGCCGGGTCGCGGCTTCGTGCTGCGCACCGAAGACCTGGGCTCGCTCGACGTCGGCTCGCCCATCCTCTACAAGCGCAACCGGGTCGGCCGCGTGGTGGGCTACAACCTTGACCCGCTGGTCGACGAGCTGTGGGTGCAGATCTTCATCGAGGCGCCGTACGACAAGCTCGTCAACCCGCAGACACGCTTCTGGAACGCGAGCGGCGTCGAGGTCTCGCTCAACAGCAGTGGCCTGAAGGTCGACACGCAGACGCTCGCCTCCGTCATCTCGGGCGGCATCTCGTTCGAGCGGCCGCAGGGCACGCAGGGGCTGCCGCAGGCGTCCGACGGCAGCCGATTCAAGCTCTTCCCCGACCGCAAGGCCGCGCTCGCACCGCCCGACGGCCCGCCGCTGCGCGTGCGCATGGTGTTCGACCAATCGGTGCGCGGGCTCGACATCGACGCCCCGGTCGACTTCCTCGGCATCGAGATCGGCGCCATCAAGGCGATCCGGCTCGACTACGACGGCAAGCGCAAGCGCTTCCCTGTAGAAGTGGAAGCCGAGATCTACCCGACCCGCCTCGGCGCCGTGCGCGATTCGATGCGCCAGGAAGGCGACGACGACAAGCGACGCGACACCACCCTGTTGCAGCGACTGGTGCAGAACGGCCTGCGCGCGCAGGCGCGCACCGGCAACCTGCTGACCGGGCAGATGTACGTGGCGCTCGACTTCCCCGGCAAGGTGAGCAAGGCCGAGTCTCGACACCTCCACCGCCATCCCGGCCATTCCCACGGTGCCGGGCACGCTGTCGGACGTGCAGCCGCAGATCGCCGAGATCGTGGCCAAGGTCAACAAGGTGCCGTTCGACGAGATCGGCCGCAACCTCAACGACACGCTGTCGCAGGCGCGCCTGGCGATCGAGCAGCTGCGCCCCGACGCGCAGGCCTCGCTCGCCGAGGTGCGGCGCACGCTGCAGTCAGTGCAGGAGACATTGCAACGCGCTGA
- a CDS encoding membrane integrity-associated transporter subunit PqiC — translation MKLPALALSLAVLAGCSSTPAPRFHSLLSAQPVAVEAVSTVPLPLDIGPVQVPAAVDQQQWVVRLPDDSLRILEQEQWVAPLRDELRAALFDRLAKRYGAVDVRSAPSAEFVRLKLDVQRFESMAAREVWIEAVWTATAPAKGSTPLVCRSSVREAVNGDAQALAAAHRRAVHTLADLIGQRLLAMYNGAGVRCP, via the coding sequence ATGAAGCTTCCTGCGCTTGCCCTCTCCCTTGCAGTGCTCGCCGGCTGTTCCTCGACGCCCGCGCCGCGCTTTCACAGCCTGCTCTCGGCGCAGCCCGTGGCCGTCGAGGCGGTCAGCACCGTGCCGCTGCCGCTCGACATTGGCCCGGTGCAGGTGCCCGCCGCCGTCGACCAGCAGCAGTGGGTGGTGCGCCTGCCCGACGACAGCCTGCGCATCCTGGAGCAGGAGCAGTGGGTAGCCCCGCTGCGCGACGAGCTGCGCGCTGCGCTCTTCGACCGGCTCGCCAAGCGCTACGGTGCGGTCGACGTTCGCTCGGCGCCCAGCGCCGAATTCGTGCGGCTCAAGCTCGACGTGCAGCGCTTCGAGTCGATGGCCGCACGCGAGGTGTGGATCGAAGCGGTGTGGACGGCCACCGCGCCCGCCAAGGGCAGCACGCCGCTCGTCTGCCGCAGCAGCGTGCGCGAGGCCGTGAACGGTGACGCGCAAGCGCTGGCTGCCGCCCACCGCCGCGCCGTGCACACCCTGGCCGACCTGATCGGCCAGCGCCTGCTCGCCATGTACAACGGCGCCGGCGTGCGCTGCCCCTGA
- a CDS encoding ribbon-helix-helix domain-containing protein → MCKIFISADPASYESRTRSVRLHGVVTSLRLENLHWAVLEEIAGRDGMTVAQLIEKLYDELVADRGAVGNFSSFLRVCALRYENLIAQGLIPRDAAIPIRSLDADRVLHGLQRVPQAALPRESRPHKRALN, encoded by the coding sequence ATGTGCAAGATCTTCATCAGTGCCGACCCCGCCAGCTACGAGAGCCGCACGCGCTCCGTGCGGCTGCATGGCGTGGTCACGAGCCTCAGGCTCGAGAACCTGCACTGGGCGGTGCTGGAAGAGATCGCCGGGCGAGATGGCATGACGGTCGCACAGCTCATCGAGAAGCTGTACGACGAGCTGGTGGCCGACCGCGGCGCGGTGGGCAATTTCTCGTCGTTCCTGCGGGTGTGCGCGCTGCGCTACGAGAACCTGATCGCGCAGGGGCTCATCCCGCGGGACGCGGCCATCCCCATCCGCTCGCTCGATGCCGACCGTGTGCTCCACGGCCTGCAGCGCGTGCCGCAGGCGGCGCTTCCGCGCGAGAGCCGGCCGCACAAGCGGGCGCTGAACTAG
- a CDS encoding DJ-1/PfpI family protein, translated as MSKILMLCGDFGEDYEVMVPFQALQAVGHTVHAVAPDKKSGDYVMTAIHDFEGQQTYSEKPGHRFTLNATFAEIDPAKYDALVVPGGRAPEYLRLNSRVVEITRHFLSADKPVAAICHGAQLLAATGLIKGRKVSAYPACQIEVELAGAEYMGIAIDGAVTDGKLVTAPAWPAHPAWIGQFLAVLGTRIAL; from the coding sequence ATGAGCAAGATCCTGATGTTGTGCGGCGACTTCGGTGAGGACTACGAGGTTATGGTGCCCTTCCAGGCCCTGCAGGCCGTGGGCCACACCGTGCATGCCGTTGCGCCCGACAAGAAAAGCGGCGACTACGTGATGACGGCCATCCACGACTTCGAGGGCCAGCAGACCTACAGCGAGAAGCCCGGCCATCGCTTCACGCTCAACGCGACCTTTGCCGAGATCGACCCTGCCAAGTACGACGCGCTGGTCGTGCCCGGCGGGCGTGCTCCCGAGTACCTGAGGCTGAACTCGCGAGTGGTCGAGATCACGCGGCACTTCCTGTCGGCCGACAAGCCGGTGGCAGCCATCTGCCATGGCGCGCAACTGCTCGCGGCCACCGGCCTCATCAAGGGCCGCAAGGTGAGCGCCTATCCGGCGTGCCAGATCGAGGTGGAGCTGGCGGGTGCCGAGTACATGGGCATCGCGATCGACGGCGCCGTGACCGATGGCAAGCTGGTGACCGCGCCGGCCTGGCCCGCACACCCGGCGTGGATCGGCCAGTTCCTCGCGGTGCTGGGCACGCGCATCGCTTTGTAG
- a CDS encoding SUMF1/EgtB/PvdO family nonheme iron enzyme — MLDFEAPPIESAQMRRAGRELLSLALMDTRNHSLRWMSAIEAALPGFEVPEGQREGLSPPLWSLGHLAWYQEHWISCNVQRQRGAQADPGSLRLASIEAGSDRLFDPTLVTPEARWLLPLRDPQFIRQYLADTLETTLELLDHANEDDDALYFFRLALFHEDARLESFAEMAQALGFDAGLTPVLGTLASRAPLLFPATRWLLGSPPGGFAFDNERPAHEHSVPEFEIDAQAVTWGQYCEFVEDGGYDDERHWSPEGWAWVQREGRRTPRHVDQMRQSVLMQRFGKMTRVPMSQPAMHVSWYEADAWCRWAGRRLPTELEWEVAAQQGQSRGVRYGQVWEWTAGSFRPYPGFVPGPEAQYSQAAFGSHKVLRGGSFATQERLRNVKHRRFLLPQRDDAFSGFRSVSL; from the coding sequence ATGCTCGACTTCGAAGCCCCACCCATCGAGTCGGCGCAGATGCGCCGAGCCGGCCGCGAGCTGCTGTCGCTCGCGCTGATGGACACGCGCAACCACAGCCTGCGCTGGATGAGCGCGATCGAGGCGGCGCTGCCCGGCTTCGAGGTGCCCGAGGGCCAGCGTGAAGGCCTGAGCCCGCCGCTGTGGTCGCTCGGCCATCTGGCGTGGTACCAGGAGCACTGGATCTCGTGCAACGTGCAGCGCCAGCGCGGCGCCCAGGCCGACCCGGGCTCGCTGCGCCTGGCCTCGATCGAGGCCGGCTCCGACCGCCTCTTCGACCCCACGCTGGTCACGCCCGAGGCACGCTGGTTGTTGCCGCTGCGCGATCCGCAGTTCATCCGCCAGTACCTCGCCGACACGCTGGAGACCACGCTCGAGCTGCTCGACCACGCGAACGAAGACGACGACGCGCTCTACTTCTTCCGCCTCGCGCTCTTTCATGAAGATGCGCGGCTGGAGTCGTTTGCCGAGATGGCGCAGGCGCTCGGCTTCGATGCCGGGCTCACGCCGGTGCTGGGCACGCTGGCGTCGCGGGCGCCCTTGCTGTTTCCGGCGACACGCTGGCTGCTGGGTTCGCCGCCCGGCGGGTTTGCCTTCGACAACGAACGACCGGCGCACGAGCACAGCGTGCCCGAGTTCGAGATCGACGCGCAGGCGGTCACCTGGGGCCAGTACTGCGAGTTCGTCGAAGACGGCGGGTACGACGACGAGCGCCATTGGTCGCCCGAAGGGTGGGCGTGGGTGCAGCGCGAAGGCCGGCGCACGCCGCGCCACGTCGACCAGATGCGCCAGAGCGTGCTGATGCAGCGCTTCGGCAAGATGACGCGGGTGCCGATGTCGCAGCCGGCCATGCACGTCAGCTGGTACGAGGCCGATGCGTGGTGCCGCTGGGCCGGCCGGCGCCTGCCGACCGAGCTGGAATGGGAAGTCGCCGCGCAGCAGGGCCAGTCGCGCGGCGTGCGCTACGGCCAGGTGTGGGAGTGGACGGCCGGCAGCTTCCGTCCCTACCCGGGCTTCGTGCCGGGGCCGGAGGCGCAGTACTCGCAGGCTGCGTTCGGCTCGCACAAGGTGCTGCGTGGCGGCTCGTTCGCCACCCAGGAGCGCCTGCGCAACGTGAAGCACCGCCGCTTCCTGCTGCCGCAGCGCGACGACGCGTTCAGCGGCTTTCGCAGCGTGTCGCTGTAG
- a CDS encoding GFA family protein — protein sequence MTYTAQCLCGGIRFRIDGELAPIQICHCAQCRRAQGSAFAANIPVAESAVVFEAGRELMSEFESTPGKKRVFCRRCGSPLYSRRDSLPGVLRLRAGLIDEPLPARPGFHAYVASKASWYEIHDGVPQHAEGYVPPAA from the coding sequence ATGACCTACACCGCCCAGTGCCTTTGCGGAGGCATCCGATTCCGCATCGACGGCGAGCTGGCGCCGATCCAGATCTGCCATTGCGCGCAATGCCGCCGGGCCCAGGGCAGCGCCTTCGCGGCCAACATCCCGGTCGCCGAATCGGCGGTGGTGTTCGAGGCGGGGCGTGAGCTGATGAGCGAGTTCGAGTCGACACCGGGCAAGAAGCGCGTCTTCTGCCGCCGCTGCGGCTCGCCGCTTTACAGCCGCCGCGACAGCCTGCCCGGCGTGCTGCGCCTCCGCGCCGGCCTGATCGACGAGCCGCTGCCGGCGCGCCCGGGCTTCCACGCCTACGTGGCGAGCAAGGCCAGCTGGTACGAGATCCACGACGGCGTGCCGCAGCACGCCGAGGGCTACGTCCCGCCCGCTGCCTGA
- the dinB gene encoding DNA polymerase IV: MPRLIAHLDMDAFYASVELLRYPELKGLPVVIGGGRRHQPVLRDDGTREFSLLRHYTGRGVLTTSTYEARKLGVFSAMPTMKAAKLAPDAVLLPVDFDEYRKYSRLFKAAVRRIAPLVEDRGIDEIYIDLSDLPGVHDDGGRAIGQQLKDAVREATGGLTCSVGITPNKLLSKLCSEFDKPDGLTLLREDEIPARVWPLAARKVNGIGPKASEKLAAHGMHTVGDIAARDPLYLIEHFGKSYGAWLHRASHGIDERPVVTHSEPVSMSRETTFERDLHAVRDRHVLTPLFTELCVELADDLSRKGYAAKTIGIKLRFDDFKIVTRDLTLPAHTMDAKTIRRAAGECLKRVDLSRRLRLLGVRAGNLAKLAELLDPRAGEPTMAQEPVPAYHAPLPLFDATSDASFDASNNDPAA, encoded by the coding sequence GTGCCCCGCCTGATCGCCCACCTCGACATGGATGCGTTCTACGCCTCCGTGGAGCTGCTGCGCTACCCCGAACTGAAGGGCCTGCCGGTGGTGATCGGCGGCGGGCGCCGGCACCAGCCGGTGCTGCGCGACGACGGCACGCGCGAGTTCTCGCTGCTGCGCCACTACACCGGCCGTGGCGTGCTCACGACCAGCACCTATGAAGCACGCAAGCTCGGTGTCTTCTCCGCCATGCCCACGATGAAGGCCGCCAAGCTCGCACCCGATGCGGTGCTGCTGCCGGTCGACTTCGACGAGTACCGCAAGTACTCGCGGCTCTTCAAGGCCGCGGTGCGCCGCATCGCGCCGCTGGTGGAAGACCGCGGCATCGACGAGATCTACATCGACCTCTCCGACCTGCCCGGCGTGCACGACGACGGCGGCCGCGCCATCGGCCAGCAGCTGAAAGACGCGGTGCGCGAAGCCACCGGCGGCCTCACCTGCTCGGTGGGCATCACGCCCAACAAGCTGCTCTCGAAACTCTGCTCCGAGTTCGACAAGCCCGACGGCCTCACGCTGCTGCGCGAAGACGAGATCCCCGCCCGCGTGTGGCCGCTCGCCGCGCGCAAGGTCAACGGCATCGGCCCAAAGGCCAGCGAGAAGCTCGCAGCGCACGGCATGCACACCGTCGGCGACATCGCGGCGCGCGACCCGCTCTACCTCATCGAGCATTTCGGCAAGAGCTACGGCGCCTGGCTGCACCGGGCCTCGCACGGCATCGACGAGCGGCCGGTGGTCACTCACAGCGAGCCGGTGTCGATGAGCCGCGAGACCACCTTCGAGCGCGACCTGCACGCGGTGCGCGACCGGCACGTGCTCACGCCCCTCTTCACCGAGCTGTGCGTGGAGCTGGCCGACGACTTGTCGCGCAAAGGCTATGCCGCCAAGACCATCGGCATCAAGCTGCGCTTCGACGACTTCAAGATCGTCACACGCGACCTCACGCTCCCGGCCCACACGATGGACGCGAAGACCATCCGCCGCGCGGCAGGCGAGTGCCTGAAGCGGGTCGACCTGTCGCGCCGCCTGCGCCTTCTCGGGGTGCGCGCGGGCAACCTGGCCAAGCTCGCGGAGCTGCTCGATCCACGTGCCGGTGAACCCACGATGGCACAAGAGCCAGTGCCCGCTTACCATGCGCCGCTGCCGCTGTTCGATGCCACTTCCGATGCCAGCTTCGATGCATCCAACAACGACCCGGCTGCGTAG
- a CDS encoding DUF3034 family protein translates to MPRHHRLAFAGALALACASPSALAFGGKLLLTGGVSNIEGAAGGGLTPWAVTGGYGTAGEFGGSAFATHVKTQDFSVTAYGAAVAYGDRIELSLARQSFDTGPVGDALGLPGLKLKQDIVGVKLRVFGDAVLDSDTWAPQVAIGAQHKTSDAGGLQSTLSAFGAKDSGTDLYVSATKLFLAPGILVNGTLRATKANQNGLLGFGATGHSSYRVQPEVSLAWLLRRDLAIGAEYRAKPDNFRDNTALGAGALDEDDWADVFVAWAPSKHFSLTLAYVDAGKIVPGVVNKRQTGAYVSAQVAF, encoded by the coding sequence ATGCCAAGACACCATCGCCTTGCCTTTGCGGGCGCGCTCGCCCTGGCCTGTGCCAGCCCGTCGGCCCTGGCTTTCGGCGGCAAGCTGCTGCTGACCGGCGGCGTCAGCAACATCGAGGGCGCGGCCGGTGGCGGCCTCACGCCATGGGCCGTGACCGGCGGCTACGGCACGGCGGGTGAATTTGGCGGCTCGGCCTTCGCCACCCACGTCAAGACACAGGACTTCAGCGTCACCGCCTACGGCGCGGCCGTGGCCTACGGCGACCGCATCGAGCTTTCGCTGGCACGGCAGAGCTTCGACACCGGCCCCGTCGGCGATGCCCTCGGGCTGCCGGGGCTCAAGCTCAAGCAGGACATCGTCGGCGTCAAGCTGCGTGTGTTCGGCGACGCGGTGCTCGACAGCGACACCTGGGCGCCGCAAGTCGCCATCGGTGCGCAGCACAAGACCTCGGACGCCGGCGGGCTGCAGTCCACGCTCAGCGCCTTCGGCGCCAAGGACAGCGGCACCGACCTCTACGTGAGCGCGACCAAGCTCTTCCTCGCCCCGGGCATCCTCGTCAACGGCACGCTGCGCGCGACCAAGGCCAACCAGAACGGCCTGCTCGGTTTCGGCGCCACCGGCCACAGCAGCTACCGCGTGCAGCCGGAGGTGTCGCTCGCCTGGCTGCTGCGACGCGATCTCGCCATCGGCGCCGAGTACCGCGCCAAGCCCGACAACTTCCGCGACAACACCGCGCTCGGTGCCGGTGCGCTCGACGAAGACGACTGGGCCGACGTCTTCGTCGCCTGGGCACCGAGCAAGCATTTCTCGCTCACGCTCGCGTATGTCGACGCCGGCAAGATCGTGCCGGGCGTGGTCAACAAGCGGCAGACCGGCGCGTATGTCTCGGCGCAGGTCGCGTTCTGA
- a CDS encoding group 1 truncated hemoglobin, with protein MKHLLRTLATLVAILMALSGTAHAQADDSLYQQLGGQPGLTTLMDDFMTRLLADKRMNPFFKDVDHKHVKAQLVAQFCEVSGGPCKLKGPDMKKAHAGMDITKRDFNALVEVLQDSMSAQGIAFSTQNRLLARLAPMHRDIINTP; from the coding sequence ATGAAACACCTGCTCCGCACCCTCGCCACGCTTGTTGCCATCCTCATGGCCCTCAGCGGCACGGCGCATGCGCAAGCCGACGATTCGCTCTACCAGCAGCTCGGCGGCCAGCCCGGCCTCACCACGCTGATGGACGACTTCATGACACGGCTGCTCGCCGACAAGCGCATGAACCCGTTCTTCAAGGACGTCGACCACAAGCACGTGAAGGCACAGCTCGTGGCGCAGTTCTGCGAAGTCTCGGGCGGCCCCTGCAAGCTCAAGGGCCCCGACATGAAGAAGGCCCACGCCGGCATGGACATCACCAAGCGCGACTTCAACGCGCTGGTCGAGGTGCTGCAAGACAGCATGAGCGCGCAAGGCATCGCGTTCTCCACACAGAACAGGCTGCTGGCGCGGCTCGCGCCGATGCACCGCGACATCATCAACACACCTTGA
- a CDS encoding plastocyanin translates to MTRHLLARLAFAAMVTTTAAHAGTVQLTVTDKDGKPAPDVVVLVQASTKGAVTPAAKPVLITQEGSRFIPFLTVVPVGTTLRFVNKDAYDHHVRSTPSGPLGAIAPAKIFELRLDADPVAEAKGGTDAYPSGPAKKKSGVSSADLKMDAAGPIGLGCHIHGSMRGQVYVADTPWAGKTDANGVVTIDGVPDGSAQITLWHPDQLQDQAAVPVQVSATPVKTSTQLNFVPRRRRG, encoded by the coding sequence ATGACCCGCCACCTTCTTGCCCGGCTTGCCTTCGCGGCCATGGTCACCACCACCGCGGCCCACGCCGGCACCGTGCAACTCACCGTCACCGACAAGGACGGCAAGCCCGCGCCCGACGTCGTGGTGCTCGTGCAGGCGTCGACCAAAGGCGCGGTGACACCCGCCGCCAAGCCGGTGCTCATCACGCAGGAGGGCTCGCGCTTCATCCCCTTCCTCACCGTGGTGCCGGTCGGCACGACGCTGCGCTTCGTCAACAAGGACGCCTACGACCACCACGTGCGCTCCACCCCGAGCGGCCCGCTGGGCGCCATCGCACCGGCCAAGATCTTCGAGCTGCGGCTCGACGCCGACCCGGTGGCCGAGGCCAAGGGCGGCACCGATGCCTACCCGAGCGGCCCGGCCAAGAAAAAGTCGGGCGTCTCCAGCGCCGACCTCAAGATGGACGCCGCCGGCCCCATCGGCCTCGGCTGCCACATCCACGGCTCGATGCGTGGCCAGGTCTACGTCGCCGACACCCCCTGGGCCGGCAAGACCGACGCCAACGGCGTGGTCACGATCGACGGCGTGCCCGACGGCAGCGCGCAGATCACGCTCTGGCACCCCGACCAGCTGCAGGACCAGGCCGCCGTGCCGGTGCAGGTGAGCGCAACGCCGGTGAAAACGAGTACGCAGCTGAATTTCGTTCCGCGCCGCCGCAGGGGATAA
- a CDS encoding alpha-hydroxy acid oxidase has translation MTPITCIEDLRLLAQRRVPRMFYDYADSGSWTEGTYRANEADFQKILLRQRVAVNMEGRTLRTTMAGTPALMPVAIAPTGLTGMQHADGEILAAKAAEKFGIPFTLSTMSICSIEDIRAHTKSPFWFQLYWMRDRDFMERLMDRAKAAGVSALMLTLDLQVLGQRHKDIKNGLTAPPKPTIANILNLMTKPRWCWGMLATKRHSFGNLIGHAKGVSDVTSLSTWTREQFDPKLDWNDVEWIKKRWGGKLILKGIMDVEDARYAAGSGADALIVSNHGGRQLDGAPSSIAALPEIAREVGSKIEVWMDGGIRSGQDVLKAVALGARGTLIGRSFLYGLGAMGEAGVTKCLEIIQKELDISMAFCGHTDIRNVDRRILIPSTVPH, from the coding sequence ATGACGCCCATCACCTGCATCGAGGACCTGCGCCTCCTCGCCCAGCGGCGCGTGCCGCGCATGTTCTACGACTACGCCGACTCCGGCTCGTGGACCGAAGGCACCTACCGCGCCAACGAAGCCGACTTCCAGAAGATCCTGCTGCGACAACGCGTCGCGGTGAACATGGAAGGCCGCACGCTGCGCACCACCATGGCCGGCACGCCGGCCCTGATGCCGGTGGCCATCGCACCCACCGGCCTCACCGGCATGCAGCACGCCGACGGCGAGATCCTGGCGGCGAAGGCGGCTGAAAAGTTCGGCATCCCGTTCACGCTGTCGACGATGAGCATCTGCTCGATCGAAGACATCCGTGCGCACACCAAGTCGCCGTTCTGGTTCCAGCTCTACTGGATGCGCGACCGCGACTTCATGGAGCGCCTGATGGATCGCGCCAAGGCCGCAGGCGTCTCCGCGCTGATGCTCACGCTCGACCTGCAGGTGCTCGGCCAGCGCCACAAGGACATCAAGAACGGCCTCACCGCGCCGCCCAAGCCGACGATCGCCAACATCCTCAACCTGATGACCAAGCCGCGCTGGTGCTGGGGCATGCTGGCGACCAAGCGCCACAGCTTCGGCAACCTGATCGGCCACGCCAAGGGCGTGAGCGACGTCACCTCGCTCAGCACCTGGACGCGCGAGCAGTTCGACCCCAAGCTCGACTGGAACGACGTCGAGTGGATCAAGAAGCGCTGGGGCGGCAAGCTCATCCTGAAGGGCATCATGGACGTCGAAGACGCACGCTACGCCGCCGGCAGCGGCGCCGATGCGTTGATCGTCTCCAACCACGGCGGTCGCCAGCTCGACGGGGCGCCTTCATCCATCGCCGCACTGCCCGAGATCGCCCGCGAGGTGGGGTCGAAGATCGAGGTGTGGATGGACGGCGGCATCCGCTCCGGGCAGGACGTGCTCAAGGCGGTGGCGCTCGGGGCCCGCGGCACGCTGATCGGGCGCTCATTCCTCTATGGCCTGGGCGCCATGGGGGAAGCGGGTGTCACCAAGTGCCTGGAGATCATCCAGAAGGAACTCGACATCAGCATGGCCTTCTGCGGCCACACCGACATCCGCAACGTCGACCGGCGCATCCTCATCCCCAGCACCGTGCCGCACTGA
- a CDS encoding LysR family transcriptional regulator, whose product MDDLRRMAVFAAVVQHGSMSAAARALRMSTSAVSQQVRLLEQGSGVTLLHRSTRKLALTDTGARFAEHCHTMVSAAAQAQAQLALAHDAPSGELRMSAPVGFARHIAPALAPLLADHPSMTLRLLVDDALINLVDARIDLALRAGRLPDSTWVAQRLCDFEWVLCASPDYLRRRGEPATPSELAQHQWLVGSRDGSALQVELTGPEGERETLRVEARIASNNQLSLEQMCAAGLGVGMLTHPDVHEHLQSARLRRVLPQWRLPAGPVWAVTPQRDTQPAKVRHAIAALRAHFAAMPGTRS is encoded by the coding sequence ATGGACGATCTCCGGCGCATGGCCGTCTTTGCCGCGGTGGTGCAGCACGGCTCCATGAGCGCGGCCGCCCGGGCGCTGCGCATGAGCACCTCGGCGGTGAGTCAGCAGGTGCGGCTGCTGGAGCAGGGCAGCGGCGTGACGCTGCTGCACCGCTCCACCCGCAAGCTCGCGCTGACCGACACCGGCGCACGCTTTGCCGAGCACTGCCACACGATGGTGAGCGCCGCGGCGCAGGCCCAGGCGCAACTCGCGCTGGCGCACGACGCGCCGAGCGGCGAGCTGCGCATGTCGGCGCCGGTCGGTTTTGCGCGGCACATCGCGCCCGCCCTCGCGCCGCTGCTGGCCGATCACCCGTCGATGACGCTGCGCCTGCTGGTCGACGATGCGCTGATCAACCTCGTCGATGCCCGCATCGACCTCGCCTTGCGCGCCGGCCGCCTGCCCGATTCGACCTGGGTCGCGCAGCGCCTGTGCGATTTCGAGTGGGTGCTGTGCGCCTCGCCCGACTACCTGCGGCGGCGCGGCGAACCGGCGACGCCCTCCGAGCTGGCACAGCACCAGTGGCTGGTCGGCTCACGCGACGGCTCGGCCCTGCAGGTCGAGCTGACGGGCCCCGAGGGTGAGCGGGAGACGCTGCGGGTCGAAGCCCGCATCGCGAGCAACAACCAGCTGAGCCTGGAGCAGATGTGCGCGGCCGGGCTCGGCGTGGGCATGCTCACCCATCCCGACGTGCACGAGCACCTGCAGTCGGCTCGCCTCAGGCGCGTTCTGCCGCAGTGGCGGCTGCCCGCCGGCCCGGTGTGGGCCGTCACGCCGCAGCGCGACACCCAGCCGGCCAAGGTGCGCCATGCGATCGCGGCGCTGCGTGCGCACTTCGCCGCGATGCCCGGCACCCGAAGCTGA